A window of Microbispora hainanensis genomic DNA:
GCAGCGTGTTGCGGGCGACACCGAGCTGTTCGGCCAGAATCTTCTCGACGGGGAGCTTCTGCCCCGGGCGCAGCTCCCCATCGATGATCATCTGCTTGATCGTGTCGATCGCCGTCTCGATGACGCCCACGTCAGCCTCCCCATTGGTGACCATCAGGGTAGCGGTACGCGTCGATCGACTCAGGGTGCATACGAGCGCTGTAACCAGGCTTTTCGGGCAGCAGGTAGCGGCCTCGCCCGATGCGGACGGGGTCGGTGAAGTGCTCGTGCAGGTGGTCGACGTACTCCAGCACCCGGCCCTCCAGGCTGCCGCTCACGCACACGTAGTCGACCACGGCCATGTGCTGGACCAGCTCGCACAGCCCGACCCCGCCCGCGTGGGGGCAGACCGGCACGCCGAACTTGGCGGCCATGAGCAGCACCGGCACGATCTCGTTGACCGACGCGAGCCGGCAGGAGTCGATCTGGCAGAAGTCGATCGCCCCGGCCTGCAGGAGCTGCTTGAACATCACCCTGTTGTGGCAGTGCTCGCCGGTGGCGACGCCGACGGGGGCGATCGCCTTCCGGATGGCCGCGTGGCCGAGGACGTCGTCGGGGCTGGTCGGCTCCTCGATCCACAGCGGCTCGTACGCCGCGAGCCGGTTGACCCACTCGATCGCCTGGGGCACGTCCCACACCTGGTTGGCGTCGATCATGAGCGTGCGGTCGCCGAGCTCCTCGCGGGCGATCGACAACCGGCGGACGTCGTCCTCCACGTTGGCTCCGACCTTGAGCTTGACGTGGGTCCAGCCGTCGGCGACGGCCTCGCGGCACAGCCGGCGCAGCTTGTCGTCGTCGTAGCCGAGCCACCCCGGGGTGGTGGTGTACGCCGGATAGCCGTGCTCGGCCAGCTCGGCGATCCGCTCCTCACGCGTGGGCGCGAGCCGGGCCAGCATCTCGACGGCCTCGGCCGGGGTCAGCGCGTCGGACAGATAACGGAAGTCGCAGGCCGCGACCAGCTCCTCGGGGGTC
This region includes:
- a CDS encoding L-fuconate dehydratase, with amino-acid sequence MPTITSVNVIDIRFPTSATLDGSDAMNPDGDYSAAYVVLETDDGDLAGHGLTFTIGRGNDLCVAAARQIGARLAGRDVDELAGDLGGLYREIMADSQMRWLGPEKGVVHISAAGVLNAAWDLAARRAGKPLWRFVADMTPEELVAACDFRYLSDALTPAEAVEMLARLAPTREERIAELAEHGYPAYTTTPGWLGYDDDKLRRLCREAVADGWTHVKLKVGANVEDDVRRLSIAREELGDRTLMIDANQVWDVPQAIEWVNRLAAYEPLWIEEPTSPDDVLGHAAIRKAIAPVGVATGEHCHNRVMFKQLLQAGAIDFCQIDSCRLASVNEIVPVLLMAAKFGVPVCPHAGGVGLCELVQHMAVVDYVCVSGSLEGRVLEYVDHLHEHFTDPVRIGRGRYLLPEKPGYSARMHPESIDAYRYPDGHQWGG